The sequence AGCGCTCCTTTGCAGAACTCGAGTCCGTCCTGCTCACACAGAGAAAGAAGGACCTCAGGACAATGTACGAGGACAGCAGGGAGAATATGCTCGGCAAGCTCGAGCGCACTATTACCGAGTTCTTCGTGGACATGGGTTTCCTTGAAGTGAAATCACCGATACTCATTCCCTTTGAATATATGGAACGCATGGGAGTTGGAGAGGATAAGGAGCTCTCAAAGCAGATCTTCAGGGTCGGCGATAACATGTGCCTGCGCCCCATGCTTGCACCTGGTCTTTACAATCATCTTCGCAAGTTCGATAACGTACTCCCGGACCCTATCAGGATATTCGAGATAGGTCCCTGCTACAGGAAAGAATCTGACGGTGGCAACCACCTTGAAGAGTTCACCATGCTCAACTTCTGCCAGATGGGCTCCAGATGCACCAGGCAGACCCTCGAATCCATCATCGGGGACTTCCTTGATTTCCTGAACATCGAATATGAGATAGTTGCTGACAGTTGCATGGTGTATGGTGACACTATCGATGTCATGCACAGGAACATGGAGCTTTCATCCGCAGTCGTGGGACCCATACCCATGGATATGGACTGGGGCATCAACAAGCCCTGGATAGGGGCAGGCTTCGGCCTGGAGAGGCTGCTGAAGGCAAAACACGATTTCAAGAACATAAGG comes from Methanolobus chelungpuianus and encodes:
- the pylS gene encoding pyrrolysine--tRNA(Pyl) ligase translates to MERKPLDSLISKTGLWVSRNGHLHGIRSCETSQKYIRITMDCGEVIQVRNSRSSRAARSLRNHKYHKPCKRCRLAEDRIKEFSNKTSRKDEVRVTVRTVQSSQFNSARSEIPDMTVLSGDLQPSNTTKQPAHRSPAEKPQPAVAQTFKPQSRTQQPKITKPTNHSFQKHAKPEKNEFTQTQKNRILSLLAPNEMISFSKEKRSFAELESVLLTQRKKDLRTMYEDSRENMLGKLERTITEFFVDMGFLEVKSPILIPFEYMERMGVGEDKELSKQIFRVGDNMCLRPMLAPGLYNHLRKFDNVLPDPIRIFEIGPCYRKESDGGNHLEEFTMLNFCQMGSRCTRQTLESIIGDFLDFLNIEYEIVADSCMVYGDTIDVMHRNMELSSAVVGPIPMDMDWGINKPWIGAGFGLERLLKAKHDFKNIRSVARSESYYNGICTNL